DNA from Mesorhizobium loti R88b:
GCCGGACGAGCCGATCAAAGTGGCGTTTGCCGCAGGGCAGCACCACAACTACTTACACCCGCCCTTGCTGATCATACTGGCCCGCTTTGCGGGATGGCTTTGCGGCGCGTCGAGCGAACATGACTATCTGCTGGTTGGCCGCAGTGTCAGCGCTGTAGCCTGCGTCGCCGCAAGCGTCCTCTTCTATGCCGTCTTGCGACGCCACGCGGACGGCATCAATGCCTTCCTTTGGGCGTGTGTTTTCGCGGCGTCGCCGGCCATCGCGGTTCACGCGCATTATTTCAAGGAAGACGCAGTCCTGGTCTTCGCCATCTGTGTCGGGCTGCATGCACTGGTGCGGCTGAAGGAGCAGGTCAGCACGGTCAATCTTGTCTATTTCGGATTTGCGCTCGGGCTCGCCGTGACGGCGAAATATGTGGGCGCCGGCAACAGCCTCGTTCTTTTCATCGTGGCGATTGTCTCCTGCAGGCTCAATCTCCGACAAGCCATCATCATTGCCGCCACGGACGCACTTACGGTGGTCGCGATATTCGGCGTGTCGCTGTTGAGCGAGACCGGAAGCGGGCTTTCAACCGTGATCAGTGGCCTTGGTACGGAACTGAGACACGCTGAAGCGGGCCACGACCTCAAGGAGTGGTTCTGGGAGGGCTATGGGCTCACGCATTTCCGCTACCATCTGATCCCCAGCCTCACCGGGCCGACCGTGGCGATCGCCCTTGGGGCGATCGCGATCGCCATCATCGCCGACCGCAACAAATATGTTGCCGCTTACGCCGGCGGGGCATTCATCTGGCTCTTCCTGCTGGAACTCTCGCCGCTCAAACTCGTCGGCCAGATGCGCTACATCCTGCCGGTTGTTGTCTACCTGCTGCTGGCCGCCGGCATTGCCTGTTCGAGGTCGATCGGGGCCAGAAGCCGGCTGGCGGCGATAGGACTTGGACTTGTCGCCATGGTTGCCAGCGCGCATGCCGGCATGGCCTATGTCGCGAACCTGGACCGGCAAACGGATACCCGCTTTGCAGCGATGCGCTTCCTTGAAAAGCAAGGCATCACGCATTTCGTAGTGGATTATCCGATGGGAGAACCGGCACCGCAAACCAGGGACTACCGCGATCTCTCGTCAACCGACTACCTTGTATCGCAGAAATTTCAGCGATATTTGCGCGGCGGCGGGCTGAGTGCGCAGGACCCGAGAGTATACGAGCTTGCCGGCATGTTTCGCTGTCTCGACAGTCATGTCGCCGCAGAATTTTCGAAACCATACGGGGACTATGGCTACGTCGCCCCGACAGTGAGGATCTATGACCTGCGTGATGCGCGCTCCTGCGTCCCCGGGAATGGGCCGTAGGTGGCCGAAAGCACATCCGGTTCATAGGGAGACATTGGAGCTTCCGGCCTGGGCCTGTATTTTAGACGCAGGTTTTGACAGCCAGCCATGTTGCTGGTCAAAGGCGGCATGACGAAACTCCTCGCCCTTGTCATTATCGGCTTCATGGTCATCCAGCTGATCAAACCGATCGGCTGGCCGGGGCTGAAACGCCGCGGCGATTTCTGGAAACTGGCGCTGCTGGCCATGGCGGCGATCTCGCTGGCGGCCGTGCTCGGGCATTTGACATAGGCATTCATAACCACCGGCCCGTCGATGCTCAGTCAGCAAGCACCAAGCCGACGAGATGTTCCGCCCATGCCCGATAGCCGGCTTCCGAGGCGTGAAAGCCGTCCGAGGCAAAACCCGCCTCGGGGTCGATGATCGGCAGGCGCGGCGCCGGCATCGCACCGCGCTCCAGGCAGAGCCGTTCACCCATCCGGTTCATTGCGGTGGCGCGGATCTCCAGGATCTTGCCGAGCAGCGGCGGCATGGCCGGCGCGCGGGTGAACTCCAGCACCGGCGACCACACCACACGCGCTTCCGGCCATTTGGCGCGCAGGCCGTAGAGCAGGCCGCCGAACTCCTTCTTGAAGCGCGGCACGGAGTGAAAATTCTTGGTGTCGTTGGTGCCGATGGCGAGCACGATATGCGTCCATGGATCGGCCGACAGATTGGGCAGGACGTGGTCGCGGATCTGGCCCGACGTCGCCGAATTGAAGCCGGCGGCGCGCCAGCGCACGGCGCGGCCTGTGCGTTGCGCAATCAGCATGGCAAGCTGCGCGGCAAGCCCGTCCTCGGAGTTGCCGATGCCGACCGACGCGGCCGAGGAATCACCCAGCACGAGCAGCAAGATATCAGGCGCCTTGCCGGTGAGATCGTGCATGACCGGCCCTTGCGCCGGCAGCATGCGTGAGGTGCGGCGGCGCACGCCCAGCCCCTGCCAGACATAGACGGGGAAGGCGAGCCAGGTGAGAAAGGCGGGGAAGCGCATGGCGATACCGTTTAACGATCAACGGCACCCTTAGCGCATGTTTCGGGCGCCGGGAACGATCTTCAATCGCAACAATCCGTCTTGCTTGCCGGCTTGTCCTGATATTCGTCATGCAGCCGCACCCAGTCCATCAGGCCATGATAGGGGCCATTTTCGTTGCGGCCTTTCGGCGTCATGTCGAGATAATCGTAAGTGCCGATCTGCGCCTCGCCGCCACGGGCGCGAGATGTGAATGTGAGAAAGATGTCGCCGTTCTCGTCCCTGTAGAAAACACTGGTGCCGGGCAGCTCCTTCGATGTCCGGGGGCGCGTCTCGAAATTGTAGGTGGTGTCGCCGGCCGCGATCTGCCTGTCGGTGAAGGAGACCTGCATGTCGAAGTTGAAATCCGAGGCATAGGACGACACCCAGTCGAACTTCCAGCCCATGCGCTGCCTGTAGGGCAGAAGTTCCGCGAGCGGCGCGCGCGAGATCACGACCAGCGACACGTCATGATGCCTGAGATGCTGGTTGGCGCCGTCGATGTGGTCGGCAAGGAAGGAACAACCTTCGCAATGGTGGCTGCAACCCGGCCCGAACATGAAATGGTAGACGATCAGCTGGCTGTTGGCGCCAAACAAACCGGCCAGGTTCTTCGGCCCTTGCTCGGTCTCGAAGACGTAGTCCTTGCGTATTTTTAGCCAGGGCAATTCACGCCGCTCAGCCGCGATGCGCTGGCGAAGCCGCGTCAATTCCTTCTCGCGGGCCAGATGTGCCTTGTGCGCCTGGAACCAGTCTTCGCGTGAAACGACCTTGTTGCGATGCATGAACTTCTCCCTGTCTGCACCCCAAGGACGTTTGGGATGGGCGCAAACCGACATCGCGGTCAGTTTTTGTCAGAGAGGAGATAAGGATGGGCACGCTCGGTCCCAAGTCCGGGCCTGCCACAAACGAAAAACCCGGGCGCATCGGCCCGGGTTCGAAGATGACGAAAGAACTGTGTTCAGGCGGCCTGTTCCAGGCTCGCCTTCCATTTTCCGAGCGCCGCCAGATAATTCATGTGGGCGCGATGGGTGAAGGCGGCCTGTCCGGCGGCGACGTTCGAGGCCTTGCCGCTCCATGCCTTTTGCGGGGCAGCCTGCAGCGCCCGGCCATAGGAGAAGGTCAGCTTCCACGGATGCGGGCCGATGGCGTTGATGGCGTTGAGGTTGGCGGTCGCCTCCTCGTCCTCCTGGCCACCGGAGAGGAAGGCGATGCCCGGCACCGCCGCCGGCACTGTCTCGCGGAACAGTTTTATCGTTTTCTCGGCGACTTCCTCAGGGCTGTCCACGGTGCCCGACTTCTTGCCCGACAGCACCATGTTGGGCTTCAGGATCGTGCCTTCGAGGACGACGCCGGCCGCATGGAGTTCATCATAAAGCTTGATCAGCGTCGCCTTGGAGACCTCAAAACACGTGTCGATGCCGTGGGCGCCATCCATCAGCACTTCCGGCTCGACGATCGGTACGATGCCGGCCTCCTGGCAAAGGGCGGCATAGCGGGCGAGCGCATGGGTGTTCGAGTTGATCGAATTGGTTGAAGGCACGCCCTTGCCGGTATCGATGTCGATCACCGCGCGCCATTTGGCGAAGCGGGCGCCAAGCTTGTAGTAGTCAGCCAGGCGCTCGCGCAGGCCGTCGAGGCCCTCGGTGATGGTATCGCCGGGAAAACCCGCCAGCGGCTTGGCGCCGGCATCGACCTTGATGCCGGGGATGGAACCGGCCGCCTTGATGATGTCGACCAGCGGCGTGCCGTCGGCGGCCTTCTGGCGGATGGTCTCGTCATAGAGGATGACGCCGGAAATGTATTTGGTCATCGCGTCCTTGGCGCGGAACATCATCTCGCGATAGTCGCGGCGGCTGTCGGCGGTCGATTCGACGCCGATCACGTCGAAGCGCTTCTTGATGGTGCCGGAACTTTCGTCGGCGGCCAGCAGGCCCTTGCCGTTAGCCACGATCGCGGCGGCAATGTCTTCGAGACGTTCGCTCATTCTGCTTCTCCTGAAAGGGGTTCGTTCCGCGCTTAACGGAAGTCTACCGCCAAAGGAATGGCATCGGAAAGCTCGAATCGATTGAAAGTTTCCAGCGCCTCTTTTGGCGTTGTCGCTCCGGTCAGGCCTTCTTCTTCAGCACGTCGACGCCGGGCAGCGGCTTGCCTTCCATCCATTCCAGGAAGGCGCCGCCGGCGGTCGAGACGTAGGTGAAGTCGTCGGCCACGCCGGCATGGTTGAGCGCTGCCACCGTATCGCCGCCACCAGCGACCGAGACCAGCTTGCCGGCCTTGGTGCGCGCCGCTGCGTGTTTTGCCGCAGCGACCGTCGCGTGATCGAAAGGCTCGATCTCGAAGGCGCCGAGCGGGCCGTTCCAGACCAGCGTCGCGGCGCGGTCGATCCATTCTCCGATCGTCGTCACGGTCTTTTCGCCGACATCGAGGATCATGCCGTCGGCCGGCACGTCGGAGATGGCGACCGTCTCGCAGGCCGCACCCGCCTTGAACTCCTTGGCGACGACGCCGTCGACCGGCAGGATGATGGCGCAGCCGGCCTCGGCTGCCTCAATCATGATCTGCTTGGCGGTCTGGGCGAGATCATGCTCGCACAGCGACTTGCCGACATCGGTGCCGCGCGCGGCCAGAAACGTGTTGGCCATGCCGCCGCCGATGACCAGCGCGTCGACCTTCTTCACCAGGTTCATCAACAGGTCGATCTTGGTCGAGACCTTGGCGCCGCCGACAATGGCGACGACCGGACGGACCGGATTGCCCAGCCCCTTCTCCAGCGCTTCGAGCTCGGCCTGCATGGTGCGGCCCGCAAAGGAAGGCAGCAGGCGCGCCAGGCCTTCGGTCGAGGAGTGGGCACGGTGCGCCGCCGAGAAGGCATCGTTGACGAAGATGTCGCCATTGGCGGCGAGCCTTTCGGTGAAGGCTGGGTCGTTCTTTTCCTCGGTCCTGTAGAAGCGGGTGTTCTCCAAGAGCAGCACATCGCCCTTGTTCATGGCGGCGACAGCACTGCCCGCCGTGTCGCCGACGCAATCCGAGGCAAAGCCGACGGGGCGGCCGAGCACTTGCGCCGTCGCCCTGGCAATCGGCTCGAGCGAGAATTCAG
Protein-coding regions in this window:
- a CDS encoding SGNH/GDSL hydrolase family protein → MRFPAFLTWLAFPVYVWQGLGVRRRTSRMLPAQGPVMHDLTGKAPDILLLVLGDSSAASVGIGNSEDGLAAQLAMLIAQRTGRAVRWRAAGFNSATSGQIRDHVLPNLSADPWTHIVLAIGTNDTKNFHSVPRFKKEFGGLLYGLRAKWPEARVVWSPVLEFTRAPAMPPLLGKILEIRATAMNRMGERLCLERGAMPAPRLPIIDPEAGFASDGFHASEAGYRAWAEHLVGLVLAD
- a CDS encoding DUF899 domain-containing protein, which produces MHRNKVVSREDWFQAHKAHLAREKELTRLRQRIAAERRELPWLKIRKDYVFETEQGPKNLAGLFGANSQLIVYHFMFGPGCSHHCEGCSFLADHIDGANQHLRHHDVSLVVISRAPLAELLPYRQRMGWKFDWVSSYASDFNFDMQVSFTDRQIAAGDTTYNFETRPRTSKELPGTSVFYRDENGDIFLTFTSRARGGEAQIGTYDYLDMTPKGRNENGPYHGLMDWVRLHDEYQDKPASKTDCCD
- a CDS encoding class I fructose-bisphosphate aldolase: MSERLEDIAAAIVANGKGLLAADESSGTIKKRFDVIGVESTADSRRDYREMMFRAKDAMTKYISGVILYDETIRQKAADGTPLVDIIKAAGSIPGIKVDAGAKPLAGFPGDTITEGLDGLRERLADYYKLGARFAKWRAVIDIDTGKGVPSTNSINSNTHALARYAALCQEAGIVPIVEPEVLMDGAHGIDTCFEVSKATLIKLYDELHAAGVVLEGTILKPNMVLSGKKSGTVDSPEEVAEKTIKLFRETVPAAVPGIAFLSGGQEDEEATANLNAINAIGPHPWKLTFSYGRALQAAPQKAWSGKASNVAAGQAAFTHRAHMNYLAALGKWKASLEQAA
- a CDS encoding phosphoglycerate kinase; amino-acid sequence: MAAFKTLDDIGNISGKRVLVRVDLNVPVADGKVTDATRIERIAPTIAELSAKGAKVILLAHFGRPKDGPSPEFSLEPIARATAQVLGRPVGFASDCVGDTAGSAVAAMNKGDVLLLENTRFYRTEEKNDPAFTERLAANGDIFVNDAFSAAHRAHSSTEGLARLLPSFAGRTMQAELEALEKGLGNPVRPVVAIVGGAKVSTKIDLLMNLVKKVDALVIGGGMANTFLAARGTDVGKSLCEHDLAQTAKQIMIEAAEAGCAIILPVDGVVAKEFKAGAACETVAISDVPADGMILDVGEKTVTTIGEWIDRAATLVWNGPLGAFEIEPFDHATVAAAKHAAARTKAGKLVSVAGGGDTVAALNHAGVADDFTYVSTAGGAFLEWMEGKPLPGVDVLKKKA
- a CDS encoding ArnT family glycosyltransferase, whose translation is MLVKKQHVETPRARYQAMTVSQSIKQTGWVRLGQRGDSQVLAILVLAALSASLAFCNLDFPYGIQPDEPIKVAFAAGQHHNYLHPPLLIILARFAGWLCGASSEHDYLLVGRSVSAVACVAASVLFYAVLRRHADGINAFLWACVFAASPAIAVHAHYFKEDAVLVFAICVGLHALVRLKEQVSTVNLVYFGFALGLAVTAKYVGAGNSLVLFIVAIVSCRLNLRQAIIIAATDALTVVAIFGVSLLSETGSGLSTVISGLGTELRHAEAGHDLKEWFWEGYGLTHFRYHLIPSLTGPTVAIALGAIAIAIIADRNKYVAAYAGGAFIWLFLLELSPLKLVGQMRYILPVVVYLLLAAGIACSRSIGARSRLAAIGLGLVAMVASAHAGMAYVANLDRQTDTRFAAMRFLEKQGITHFVVDYPMGEPAPQTRDYRDLSSTDYLVSQKFQRYLRGGGLSAQDPRVYELAGMFRCLDSHVAAEFSKPYGDYGYVAPTVRIYDLRDARSCVPGNGP